A segment of the Oleidesulfovibrio alaskensis DSM 16109 genome:
GGGTGCTCAATGTCCCTGATGATGCGGACAAGGAAGGCATAAACGCCAAGTTGAACAAGGGCGTGTTGCGAATCACCATGCCGCGAAACAAGGCCATTGAAACAGAATCCCGCAAGATTGCGATTGAAAGTTCGAAAGAGGACTAACCTGACAAGGGCATCTTAAAGAAACAAGAGCATTTTTGATTCCATAGTCACTTAGACGATACAACCCCGAAGGCTGGTGAGGACGATGATCCTCGCCAGCCTTTCTTTTTTGAAAATCAAGAACGTGAAGGAGAAAACTGATGAATACTGCGACTGTGACCAACTCCCTTGTGATGCTTCTGGACGACAAAGCCATGACTACGAGCCTCAAGGTGGCGGAGATGTTCGGGAAGGCGCACAAGGATGTGTTGAGAGCTATACATAATCTCAGCTGCTCGGATGAATTTATAGAGCGCAATTTTGCGCCCAATGAGTACGAGTTCAATGTTGGCTTCGGAATAAAGAAGGCTCCGATGTACCTCATGACCCGCGACGGATTCACTTTCCTCGCAATGGGCTTCACTGGCAAACGTGCTGCTCAGTTCAAAGAGAAGTACATCGAAGCCTTCAACCGCATGGAAGCCGAACTGATGAAGCGACAGGTGAATGCCCTGCCCGACTTTACCAATCTTGTTGAAGCCGCTCGTGCGTGGGCTGATCAGGTCGAACAGAAGATGGTTTACGAAGCACAGGCCAAAGCCCTCGTCCCCTAGATTGCAAACAGACAAGAGTTTCTTTGAATGTACTGAGAGGAGCATCACGAAGGGGGCAAAACGTCCCCTTCAAATAACTAGCTCAAGATATACCAGCCGATTTTGGTGCAAAAATCTGAGCGGGTTTACAACGTTATGAAAAGCGAAAAGCCCCCCCATGCCCTTTGTGTGCGCTGAATGGGCGAGGTGTTTCAACCGCTGAAGACTGCAAGGCGTACTTCTCGCCGCGCCATGTGTGTGATGCACTCGGTGTTAGCTGGCCTCGTCAGTTCAGAAAGATCAAGGAAGATCATGTGCTTGAGGGAGTTGTTGCCATTTCGGAAACAACTGGATGTGACGGCAAGACCTACAAGATGTCCATGCTCCCTATCGAGTTCGCCAACTGTGGCCGAAATGACCATGGTTACCACTGGCGGCTGATGGGTACTTTCGAGATGCGTTACCGAAATGGCAACGCAGCTTCCCGGCTCCAGTCAACGTGTGAAGATCATGGCTGATCCGGTACTCTCGACCACCGTTACCAATTCGGTAACGAAGCGTTATGGAAATCATCACGGTACATCCTTGTTCCATCTCAAAAGGTATACCTTGTGGAACATACATGCCATTGCCTGAAAACCCGCTTTGTTCCGTGTCTCAAAACCTCGCAATCTCATTTCTTGACACACCTTCTCGAAAAGTCTAGTCCTTCTGTTACACGATGAGCACAGAAGGAGGAAACAGGAATATGGCTCATGTTGGATACATCCGTGTTAGCTCAATCGACCAGAACACTGACCGCCAGCTTGCTGACCTTGATTGCAACTTGGTGGAAGTATTTGAAGAGAAGGCAAGTGCCGCAACGTCTAAGCGGCCTAAGCTGGAAGAGTGCATGAGGTTTGTCCGCAAGGGCGATACGCTCCACGTCCATTCAATAGACCGCCTTGCCCGTAACCTTGACGACCTGCTCACGCTCCTAAAGAAGTTCATAGGTAAGGGCGTCGCCGTTCAGTTCCACAAAGAGGGG
Coding sequences within it:
- a CDS encoding phage antirepressor N-terminal domain-containing protein, which codes for MCDALGVSWPRQFRKIKEDHVLEGVVAISETTGCDGKTYKMSMLPIEFANCGRNDHGYHWRLMGTFEMRYRNGNAASRLQSTCEDHG
- a CDS encoding Rha family transcriptional regulator; the protein is MNTATVTNSLVMLLDDKAMTTSLKVAEMFGKAHKDVLRAIHNLSCSDEFIERNFAPNEYEFNVGFGIKKAPMYLMTRDGFTFLAMGFTGKRAAQFKEKYIEAFNRMEAELMKRQVNALPDFTNLVEAARAWADQVEQKMVYEAQAKALVP